AATATACAGTGATGATAGGGGAGTTGGATTTTGAAGTGCGACATGGTTTTTCTGTGGAAGCTGAAATCCCATTAAAAACGTTAAAAATCCCAGCATCTGTGCTCACAAAAGATGACAATGTATATGTTGTTGATAAAACACACGTAGTACACAAACGTAAAATTAAATATGATGAAAACAATGGCGATCTTGTAGTAAAAAATGGATTAAAGCAAGGTGATATTTTAATTAAAAAACCTGATAGTGGTATCTCGGATGGTAAAAAAGTTGAGGTGTCATCATGATAGAACTTGTTAATGTGAATCGGCATTTTAAAAATGGTAATGAAACGAATCACATTTTAAAGGACATTCATTTACGTATTGATTCAGGTGAATTTGTTGCCATTATGGGGCCATCTGGTTCGGGGAAAAGTACGCTTATTAATATTCTAGGTTTTATTGATCGCGGTTATGAAGGAGATTATTTATTTGACCAACATAATTATCAACAACGTTCAGATAATGAACTTGCTAAAATTCGTAATCGTACAGTTGGATTTGTTTTTCAAAACTTTAAGCTCATTCAAAATAATACCATTTTAGAAAATGTGAGTATCCCTTTACTTTATGCGGGTTTATCGGCTAAAGTACGCAAAGAACGCGTAAAAGCGATGCTTCATGAAGTAGGGCTCTATGATAAAGAACACCTTGTTCCAAATAAATTATCTGGGGGACAACAACAACGTGTTGCGATTGCACGTGCGATTGTGAATCAACCTAAATTTATTATTGCAGACGAACCCACAGGGGCACTCGATTCAAAAACGTCGCAAGATATAATGAGATTATTTTTAAAGCTCAATAAAGAACAAGGTACAACGATGATTTTGGTCACGCACGATCCGAAAGTAGCGGCGCAAGCAGATCGTATCATTCATATTTTAGATGGACGTATTCAAAAAGAAGAGGTGAACGTGCATGAGTAACTTTAGTAATATTATTCACGTTGCCTTGCGTTCTATTATGAAAAATAAACGTCGTAATATCTTTACGATGATTGGTATTATAATCGGAATCGCAGCGGTCATTACGATTATGGCGCTTGGTAATGGGTTTAAAAAAACGGCGAATGAGCAGTTTAATGATGCAGGTGCCTCTAAAAATACAGTGCTTATAGATTATATGGATAATCAAATGGCAGAAGGGGGCAAAATAGCGAATACGCAACCTTTTACAGCTGCGGATGTCGATATGGCTCGCCAAGTCAAAGGTGTGGAAGAAGTAAATATTAAATCAAATGATGAGACGGGGTTAAAAAGTGAAGCAACGCGCACGAATAAAAAATCAGAGATTACGATAAAACCATTATCTTCGGCTAAAGAGGTGGATAAGGGAAAAGGATTCACACAAGAGGACAATGACATGTCAGAACGCGTGGCAACCATTAGTTCTGACGTTGCAGATGCTTTATTTAAAGGAGATGCGGTAGGGAAAACAATTTATATTGATGGTATGGGGTTTACAGTTAACGCTATTCAAGATGAAATGATGACACCGAATCTTGTTCAAATACCTGAGAAAACAGTGAAGCGTTATCTTCCAACGTTAACTTCTTCGACGCCACAATTAGAGGTGAAATTTAGCGCATCGATGAATAAAAAAGATGTAGGCAATGCTGTTGCAGAAAAATTAAATAAAAATGGATCTGCTGTAGGTGATGGTACATATCAATATACAGATATGGAAGCCCTCATGAAAAATATTAATAAAGTGTTCGATGCGATTACGTATTTTGTCGCAGCAGTTGCAGGTATCTCGCTTTTCATTGCTGGGATTGGCGTCATGAATGTCATGTACATTTCAGTAGCAGAGCGAACAGAAGAAATTGCGATACGCCGTGCCTTTGGAGCAAAGGGGAGGGATATTGAATTGCAATTTCTCATAGAAAGTATTATTCTATGCTTGATTGGTGGCGTGATTGGATTAGTCATTGGTATTGGCATAGCATCTATTGTGGATGCTTTAACACCAGACTATATACGCAGTTCAGTCACATTTGGTTCTGTTTTACTCGCAGTTGGTGTATCGTCATTCATCGGTGTTGTATTTGGATGGATTCCGGCACGCTCAGCTTCTAAGAAAGAATTGATTGATATTATTAAATAACACGTCACGTGACCAGTAATTCATCGCAACAATCATGTATTTAGCGGAGTTCAGAGGTCACATGATGTCAGTATGTGTCGCTGAGCAGTGACAAAATTCTTTTTTTGTTGAAAGATTAAAAGAGGGAAAATGAAGAGTGAAAAATAAAAGTAGAGCTTTATTAAAGAAAGTGATGATAGGTTTAGTAGCTTTTGCAGTTTTGATAGGTAGTGCCAGTGTATACCGTTACTTAAAACGTGAACATGATCAACATTTAACAGAATATATTTCCAATCAACATAAGAAAGATGGGATCAAGGCAGAGAACATTCCACGCTTAAAAACAGTCGTTGATCAAAAAAACGTCGCGTATACCTCGATTGATCAGTACTTAAAAAAGACTGATTTTAATGGTGCGATTGCCATTTTTGACAACGGTCAGTTAAAAATGAATAAAGGGTATGGCTTCCAAGATATAGAAGCTGGTAAGGCGAACGGACCCAATACACTTTTTCTCATTGGTTCAGCGCAAAAGTTTTTTACAGGTATGATGATTAAAAAACTGGAATTAGACGATAAAATTAATCTTAATGACTTTGTAGACGACTATTTACCTGATTTTGAAACAAACCCGAAAATTACATTGAAAGATTTAATGTTACATCGTAGCGGACTTTATAAATATGAAGGTTCACGCGACATATTAGATTTAGATGGTGCGGTACAAGCCATTCATGATAAGGGAATCAACCCTAAAACATACCATAAACATTTTTACAACGATGCGAATTATCTTGTGTTATCTAAAGTTGTAGAGGAAGTGACACAAAGAAGTTATACGGAAAACTATTACAAAGATTTTGCTAATCCTTATAATCTTAACCATAGTGCATTTTATAATGATGTACGTTATCAAAATGATATGGCGAAAGGATACAAATTAAGTGACCATATTCCTGTGTTTAAAAAGCCTGTATTTTTAGATCAATATTATGGGGCAGGGAATTTATATATGTCCCCTTACGATATGGGGCGTATGATTCAAAAATTACAAACGAATCAAGTTTTTCCACAACAAGAAACACAGGCCTATATACATGAAATAAAGTCTTCACGTTATCCTGAAAATTACCGATATGGGTTTTATTCATTCCCTGACTTTAATCGCGTGAATGGTGTGTTTTTTGGACAAACATTTACGGCTTATTTTAATGGGCGTTACACAGTTGTCTTAGCAACAAATTATGAAAACCACAAATCAAATTTAAATGAAACCAAAATCAAACACGTCTTTTTTGATATATTAAAACAACCGAAGAGAAAAAAATAAACGTGTGTATTCCAGACTGTCGACAAAGCTAACGACTTTGTTGGCAGTTTTTTTACATATATGCGCTATGCACTCATTTCTCAATATGGTGAAAATATAAGACACGAGATAAAAAGTGCAATATATTTTGAGTATAAAATTGGACGGGTTATTCATTAAAATAAAGTGGTATATAATAGAGATAAAATTTTTATAAGGAGGCATTCGTATGAAACAATTTTACAAAATGTGTGCCTATGTGGCGGGATTTATTGGTGTCGCGGTGATGTGGTGTGTGGCGATATTAACAGTGCAACAGTATCGCGTAGATGATCATATGAGCAAGGATAACAATGCATCATAACAACTTAGAATACACGAGGTGATGAAATGAAAGTCTTACTCATTGAAGACAACCGTATGATTGGAGATTTACTTCTAAATATGTTGAAGTTGCGTCAATATACAGTAGATTGGTTAACATCAGGTGAAGACGTCTCATTATATATGGAGCAAATTCATTATGACTTGATTCTTGTAGACTGGATGTTACCGGATATGACGGGGGTGGATATTATTCATCACATTCGTCAAAGTGGCAATGCTATTCCGATTATCATGTTAACTGCCAAGTCTCAAACGGCTGATAAAGTGGAGGGACTTACTGCTGGGGCAGACGATTATGTGACGAAACCCTTTGAGTTTGAAGAGTTAGAAGCACGGATGCTTGCGGTGATGAAGCGATATCATGCGTTAAATAAACAAGTTAAAACAATTGGAAATGTAACGTATGATTTCCAAAAACATCATTTTATAAAAGAAGGTCACATCCTAGAGTTTACGCAAAAAGAGTATCAATTATTGGAATTATTATTTTTGAATGCAGTCGTTTCACGCGTGTTAATTATTGAGAAAGTGTGGTATTTAGATCAAATTGTATCAGATAATAATATCGATGCACTTGTTCGTCAACTTAGGAAAAAATTAATGCACTTGGACACCACACTTCACATTAAAAGTATCCGTGGCGTCGGGTACAAATTGGAAGTGATGCCATGACAAACTACCGATTTTGGCCTGCTTTTATTAAATATGCGGGTATGCTGTTTGCCTTATTGAGCGTGTTGTTTTTGATAATTGTTATTTTATTTAGTTATAAATTGAATCAAGAAATTAATGAGACGGCTGAACGACAAACCACAAGTGTCAAAACAACACTTGAACATCACGAATCGGTCAATCCAACTCATGATTATTTCATTGTGAAAAACGGAAAGGTTATTGAAGCCATGACACCGTTTACTACGCGTGAATTGAAAACGCGTTTTCTTAATCAAGCATCTCAAACACCGTATATTGATGAAAGTAATCATGGGGTGTTTGAGGTTAGAAGCGTATCACTTTCAAATGAACGAACGTTATACAGTTTAACGAATGTACACGATTTTCATGAAACGAAAGGTTTTTTAATAACAGTATTAATCGGATGTTTTGTATTTGGTTTTATACTAATGATGGGCTTGGCATATTATCTTGCGCAACGCCCAATTAAAGTGTATGAACAATTGATGCAAGAGCAGCGCGTGTTTATACAAAATGCCTCACATGAAATGAAAACCCCCATCGCATCATTATTACTTGGTACACAATATATAGAAATGCTTGATCGTGATCATTTGAGTGTAACCAGCCGCCAAACATTGACGCAAATGAAATCTGAAGTTACGTATATGCAACAACTCATAGATTCCTTGTTAGATACCGATATGACGATTAAAGAAATCGACGAGATTCCGATTGCGCCAATTCTTGATGAAGCGGTGCAATCGATTGAAATGGCATATCGTACCAAGGTTAAACGGCTCTATGCACGACATTTAACGTATCCCATCTTACCATTTCACCTGAAGCAAATCGTTAATATTTTATTGGACAACGCGATTAAACATAATGATTCTGAGGTAAACGTATCTATTAGTGCATCTAAAACAATCAATGGGATTGAATTAAAGGTAAGTGATAATGGCGTAGGGATTTCAAACGACCAACAACAGCATATCTTTAAACGGTTTTACAGGGGGAACCAAAATCAAAAAGGGTCAGGTATTGGTTTGGCGTTGTTACAAGCACGTGTACATCAATATGGTGGCACAGTGACTGTACGTTCAAAAGAAGGAAAAGGCACAACGTTTTTGATAAAACTTTAAAAATTTCAGTTTCATTTCAGTTTTCTTATATATAGTAAGCCTATAAAGAAAACAAGGGGTAGATAGAAATGCCATTACATCCATTATTTGTCCATTTTCCAATAGCTTTATTATCTTTTGCAACGTTAATTGCGTTATTGAACGTGATACTTAAGAAAAAAGATTTGTCTTTTTCATTAGCGCTTTTACTTATATTTGGTATGTTATCAGGAGTCATGAGTTACTTATTAGGTGATAGTGGTGAGGAATACGCAATGCAACATTTTAATCCACAACATGTAGAAAGTTTAGTGCACTTACATGAGACGTTTGCTATGCTTTCGTTAATAGCATACGGTCTTGCAACGGTTATTCACTTAGGGGGTATGTGGTTTAAAGCTTATGCAACTTACTCGAAATGGGGCGTACTGATTTTCACGATTATTGGATTTGGATTATTAATTGTAGCTGGACATCTAGGTGCAAGTATTACGTACGGGAATTAAGGAGGATTAGGTGATGCAAAGAAATTATTATTTCCACCATGTTGAACATCGAAAATTACAAAAAAGTTCTAAAAAGACGCTATGGGCGTCATTAATTATTACATTATTTTTCACGATTGTAGAGTTTGTTGGAGGGATACTTTCTAATTCACTTGCTTTACTTTCAGATTCCTTTCATATGTTAAGTGATGTGATTGCACTTGGTTTATCCATGGTGGCGATTTACTTTGCAAGCCGTAAACCGACTGCGAACTATACATTTGGCTATTTACGTTTTGAAATTATAGCTGCATTTTTAAATGGCTTGGCTTTAGCCATCATCTCAATATGGATCTTTTATGAAGCGATTATGCGCATCATTTATCCAAAACCTGTTGAAAGTGGTTTAATGCTCGTTATTGCTACAATAGGTTTAATCGTCAATATCGTTTTAACGATAATATTAATGCGCTCACTTAAAAGTGAAAATAACATCAACATTCAAAGTGCTTTATGGCATTTTATTGGTGACCTATTGAACTCTGTCGGTGTGATTGTAGCAGTGGTACTTATCTACTTTACAGGAATTCAAATGATTGACCCTATTTTAAGTATGGTGATTGCTGTAGTAATTTTACGTGGCGGATATAAAATTATGCGAAATGCGGTATTGATTTTAATGGAGTCTGTACCAGAACATTTAAATACGGATGAGATTATGGAAGATATGAAACGTGTTGATCAAGTTTTAGATGTACATGAATTTCATTTATGGTCTATCACAACGGATCATTATTCTTTAAGTGCACACGTTGTACTTGATAGCAAAAGTGGTCAAGATGCTTACGAAACAATAAATAAGTTGGAACGCTTATTAAAAGAAAAGTATGGCTTATCACATACAACGCTTCAAATTGAACATTTGGAAATGAATCATTTAAATGAAGCGTACTTTGAAGAAATCAAATAAGGAAGTTTGATGAGATACAATGTTTGTCTCATGTAACATTAACGAAAAGCCCTAAAAATTCACAGTATGATGAATTTTTAGGGCTTTTCACATGCTCTATGTTATACGCGTTCGTGATTATTAACAATCCAAAATGAGGGGATTGAAAAAGTATGCGCGTCACATTTTGTCTAATTTATTTTTACCTGCGAGGAGTAATACCCATGTGACGATAATAAAGGGGAGTGTCAATATTGGAATGCCGAATGGTTCTAAAAAAGTGGCAATTGCACCATATGACATGGGTGTTAACACGATGACAAGGATAAACATCAAATAACGGTTGTAATGTGTGCGTGCTCGAAATGTAACTGCCATTGCCATCACCGTTAAAATTAAATTATAGCCAAAGAGACCATGATTTAATGCCATCATATCAGAGCCTAATACATATACAAATGTCATTGCTAGTAAATTGGCAATGATTACGAAAATACCCGCCCATCTTGAAGCGATAAAAAAAGCGATGATGATTAAGATGCCTGAAATTACATTTTCTACGAGGAATATTTGGCTGATACCATTAAAAAATGCGGCAATGGGATGTAATGGTTGGGATACATCAATCTTAGCGACATGCTTTAATGGTAAGACGTTTACAGTACTTCTTAAAAATTTAAACTGTTGATTCATAAGTAGTATCATCCATGTAATCAGTACAAACGGTGCCGTGAGTTCTGGTAAATGATAACGTTGAAACACAGTTTGCATTGCTTTGGACAGTGGCATAACGATAATTGTTGCAATCAAACATATCATGACAGTTTGCCACGTCATCACCATAAAAATACTCAATGCGATAGCAACAAGCACACTATTGAACCCTGATAGTCCGGCATGAATTTCAGCTCTCGAATAACCAAACATAGGAGCGGTTAATAAACTCATCGCACTTCCAATCATTGCCGCTAAACCGACTTTCCAATCTCCAATCCATAACGCAAGCAGAATGAGTAATCCTGTCCATACATTTTCGAGTAAAACGACTTGAGATATGTTCTTCAAAAAACTTTGTAGTAGTAAAGGCATATCATATCACTCTTTTCCTTTAATTTTTAACTATGTTACTTAAATAAATTACCGTAAAAGTTATATTGGTATAGTTTGTGATAATTTATAATGCTTTATTTAAAAAGAATCTATCTATAAAATACTTTTCAATAATAACATAATCATTTGAAGCGCGTCATTTAAAGGATTATAATTTGAATGTAAGTTTATTTTTACAAAAGGGAGTGAGTAGTGAGATGAATTTTACGCAACGTGAGCAGGATAAATTGATGCTCGTTGTTGCAGCAGATTTGGCACGACGACGCAGAGCGCGCGGTTTAAAACTAAATCATCCTGAGGCAGTTGCATTAATCAGCTATGAGATATTAGAAGGTGCGCGTGACGGTAAATCTGTTGCGGAACTCATGAGCTACGGGCGTGAAATTTTAAATAAAGACGATGTAATGGATGGCGTTGAATCTATGGTGACTGATATTGAAATTGAAGCTACATTTCCAGATGGGACAAAGCTAGTGACCATTCATCATCCGATTGTTTAGGAGGATAAATAATGAAACCAGGAGAAATCATCGTACAATCAAGTGAAATCATGATAAATGAAGGACGTGCAACTACTAAAATTACTGTCAAAAACAGTGGGGATCGTCCTATTCAAGTGGGGTCACATTATCACTTCTATGAAGCAAACTCAGCACTCACGTTTGATCGTGACGAGGCATATGGCAAACATTTAGACATCCCTGCAGGTGCAGCTGTACGTTTTGAGCCGGGAGATGAAAAAGAAATTCGCCTTGTACGTTATGCTGGTGAGCAAAATATTTACGGCTTTCATGGCAAAGTTGACGGTCCACTTGATCAATCCCGTATTACAGGTCCGAATATGGAAGAAGGAAGTGATGTCAAATGAGTTTTAAAATGACAGAATCACAATATACAAGTTTGTACGGTCCAACAGTTGGAGATTCTATTCGTTTAGGAGATACAAATCTTTTTGCGAAAGTTGAAAAAGATTATGCCCAATATGGGGATGAAGTGGCATTTGGTGGCGGAAAATCTATCCGTGACGGCATGGGACAAAATCCGAATGCAACACGTGATAACAAAAAAGTGGCTGACTTAGTGATTACGAATGCTGTCATTATCGACCATGATAAAGTCATTAAAGCCGATATTGGTGTGAAAAATGGTTATATTATGAAAATCGGTAAAGCTGGCAACCCAGATATTATGAACAATGTGGATATTATTATCGGAGCCTCTACTGAAATTATTGCAGCAGAAGGTAGTATTATCACAGCTGGTGGTATTGATACGCATGTTCATTTTATTAATCCAGAGCAATCTGAAATTGCTTTAGAAAGTGGCATTACCACCCAAATTGGTGGTGGTACAGGTGCGACGGAAGGGACTAAAGCAACAACTGTAACTCCGGGTTCTTGGCATGTTCACCGTATGCTACAGGCAGCAGAAGCTTTGCCGGTTAATGTTGGATTTACAGGAAAGGGTCAAGCGGTCAATCATACCGCATTAGTCGAACAAATCCATGCAGGCGTCATAGGACTTAAAGTACATGAAGACTGGGGGGCGACACCATCAGCATTACGTCACGCATTAGAAGTGGCTGATGAATATGATATTCAAATTGCGCTCCATGCAGATACGCTTAACGAAGCAGGTTTTATGGAAGATACGATGAAAGCTATTGGGGATAAAGTGCTTCATATGTATCATACAGAAGGTGCTGGTGGCGGTCATGCGCCTGACTTAATTAAAGCGGCAGCGCACGCAAATATTTTACCATCATCAACGAATCCCACACTCCCGTACACGCATAACACGGTCGATGAACATTTAGATATGGTCATGATTACGCATCATTTAAATGCATCTATTCCAGAAGATGTGGCATTTGCGGATTCACGTATACGCAAAGAAACAATTGCTGCAGAAGACGTACTCCAAGACATGGGTGTGTTCGGCATGGTTAGTTCAGACTCTCAAGCGATGGGTCGTGTCGGTGAGGTCATTACACGTACGTGGCAAGTGGCACATCGTATGAAAGCGCAACGTGGTCCCCTTGAAGGTGATGGTGAACATAACGACAATAACCGCATTCGTCGTTATATTTCAAAGTATACAATTAACCCTGCGATTACGCATGGTATTTCAGACTACGTTGGATCTGTAGATGAAGGAAAATTGGCTGATTTAGTGATGTGGGATCCGCGATTCTTTGGTGTGAAACCTACATTAGTAATCAAAGGTGGCTTAATCAATGTTGCCATCAACGGTGATGCCAATGGCTCTATCCCGACATCAGAACCAATTAAATATCGACCGATGTATGGCCAATATGGTGGGAATATGCAAAGTACAGCTTTGACATTTGTATCACAAGCGGCCTATCAAGATGGGATTCGACGTACTTTAGATTTAAAGCGTCATGTGCGTCCAGTTAAAAACATCCGTAATCTTTCTAAAAAAGATATGGTGAACAATGACGCACTGCCTCAACTTGATGTAGATCCAGAAACGTATGAAGTGTTTGTAAATGGTGAAAAAATCACGAGTAAGGCAGCAACAGAATTGCCATTAACACAGCGTTACTTCTTATTCTAAATGAAAATAAAAAGTGATAAAAAACATCGCTAAATTAGGATTACAAAATAAAATATGCTATTGAAAAAGTGTTTTGCAATTGGTAAATTAAAATGTGTAAAAATGAATAGGGGTGTTTGATACATATGAAAAAAGGAATCGCATTAATGATGATGACTTTGCTACTAAGTGCTTGTGGGAATGGCGGAGACAAGGGAAAAGAGAAGACTGAAAAACCGACCAAGGAAAATACAACAGAAACGTTAAAATTAGCGGATTCAGAGAAATATAAACCAGAAGGTGAATTTAACGGCAAGCAATATAAAACTAAAAAGTTTGAGGTTAATTTAGAAAAGATGGCTCGTATAGAGATGAAAGATTTTGATAATAAAAATATTCAAGCTATTGCGATTGGTTATGAAGTGACAAACAAATCAAATGAAAAAATATCAGCAATTGACGCATGGATTGAAGCTTTTAACATTTATCAAGAAGTGAACGGAAAGAAAAAAGATTTAGACTTAACGATGTTATTAGATGACTCGCATAAAAGTGACTATGACATGCTTTCAGATAAAGAGATTAAAAAAGGTGGTAAACATAAAGCGATGATTCTATTTAAGTTAGAAAATACAACAAGCCCAGTCATTATTGAGGCAACTAATGATGATTATGAGTCACTAGGTAAACAAACATTTAAATTGGAAACATTTAATGATGGTAAGTTTTAAGGGGAGAGAAGAATATGAAAAAAATTTTTAGTGCACTGTGTGTATCATCGCTTTTACTGAGTGGCTGTGGACTCATTGGTAACGGTAAAGACGATAAAAAAGAAGCTGAGGAAAATATTGGTAATGGTTATTTTAAAGCAGATACATTAAAAACAAAAGAGGCAGAATTTAAATTAAAAAAACCGAAACTTGTTGAACAATTCAATCAGGATGACAAACGAGGGCCATATATCGTTTTTGAATACGAATATACAAATAAAAGTAAAGAGAACATGTCCGCCCAAAAAGCATGGGGGCATTACTTCGAATTCATTAAGGATACTAAAGACACTGAAGAAAGAATACATGACACTTACGTTACTACAAAGGACGGGTCAAAATATAGTGAGCTAAAAGAAAATGGCGATTTATTAGTGAAACCGAAAGATAATGTCAAAGCAATGGTCGTATATCCTATAAAAAAAGAACCTGTAAAGTTATTGCTGAAGGGGCATACGAAAAGGGACGATTCAGAACCTAAAGCATTAGGTGAAAAAGTGATTCATATAGAAAAGTAATACATGCATTCATTCGTGGAAAGCTATCAAAGCATATTTGAACGTTTTGATAGCTTTTATATTTTAATATAGATTTAATAGATGTGTTTGTCACTTGCACATAGTTGTAATAAAAAACGTTTAGCATAATAGCGGAACATAAGAAATTGTAAAACTCAACATTTTAAACGTTAAATTAGAAATAAAAGAATGTCTTGTATAGTTAATTTAGACATGATACATTTAAAAATATGTTTGAACTACGTAATGATTCCGATTTATTCAGTGAAGAATTGAGGTGCACAAATGATTTTATCTGACAATGATATTAAAGGATACATACAATCAGGGGCACTTAAAGTGACGCCTTTTGAGGCATCTCATGTTGAACCAGCTTCTATTGATTTAACGTTAGCCAATCACTTTTTAAGACCTTTACAGCCATTGAATGGCACTCAAAAGTTAAGCGAACCTATTCAATATGAAGAAATTCACCAAACAAGTGTAGTGGTTCCTGCACATGGTTTTATTTTAGCGACGACGAAAGAATATATTAAACTACCAGAAAACTTGACAGGCTTTGTGGAAGGTAGAAGCTCTATTGGACGAGCTGGTTTATTTATACAAAATGCAGGATGGGTTGATCCCGGATTTGAAGGCGCAATCACATTAGAACTATATAATGCAAATGATTTCCCCTTAGAAATCGAACAGAACCAACGGATATGTCAAATCGTTTTGGCAGAAACTAAAACGGCGCCAAATGAGATCTATTCAGGTAAATATCAAGGACAAGCTACTACAACGGGGAGTCGTGTATTCAGAGACTGGATGAAGGATGGTGGCTATTAATGGAAATCGTAATTATGACCGGATTTCTAGGTGGCGGAAAAACATCGACGCTTAACTTTCTGATCCAAGATGCAATTGATCATCATTTGAAGCCTGCTGTCATTATGAATGACTTTGGGGAACGCAATGTGGATCAACATTTTATCCATGAACCAATACATATTAAAACGATGACTAATGGTTGTATTTGTTGCACGTTTAAAAACGATGTCGCCGCACAACTACATTCCATTTATTTAGAGCATCAACCTGATATTATTTTTATAGAATGTAGTGGTCTCGCGCATCCATTAGAAGTTTATGATGCATGTTTAACACCAGTTCTTACACCGCTTGTAGAGCGTGTACGTATGTTAGGTGTTATCGATGCATCTGTATATGATAAAAAAGAGGAATATCCTGAAGATATTAAAACACTTATAAAAGAACAAACACAATTTTGTAGTCATTTAATTTTAAATAAAATAGACTTAATTGATACAACGCGATTACTTAACGTTGTGAATAAGCTTGAAACGGATTATCCAGGTGTTCCA
The sequence above is a segment of the Staphylococcus hyicus genome. Coding sequences within it:
- a CDS encoding cation diffusion facilitator family transporter; this encodes MQRNYYFHHVEHRKLQKSSKKTLWASLIITLFFTIVEFVGGILSNSLALLSDSFHMLSDVIALGLSMVAIYFASRKPTANYTFGYLRFEIIAAFLNGLALAIISIWIFYEAIMRIIYPKPVESGLMLVIATIGLIVNIVLTIILMRSLKSENNINIQSALWHFIGDLLNSVGVIVAVVLIYFTGIQMIDPILSMVIAVVILRGGYKIMRNAVLILMESVPEHLNTDEIMEDMKRVDQVLDVHEFHLWSITTDHYSLSAHVVLDSKSGQDAYETINKLERLLKEKYGLSHTTLQIEHLEMNHLNEAYFEEIK
- a CDS encoding ABC transporter ATP-binding protein; the encoded protein is MIELVNVNRHFKNGNETNHILKDIHLRIDSGEFVAIMGPSGSGKSTLINILGFIDRGYEGDYLFDQHNYQQRSDNELAKIRNRTVGFVFQNFKLIQNNTILENVSIPLLYAGLSAKVRKERVKAMLHEVGLYDKEHLVPNKLSGGQQQRVAIARAIVNQPKFIIADEPTGALDSKTSQDIMRLFLKLNKEQGTTMILVTHDPKVAAQADRIIHILDGRIQKEEVNVHE
- a CDS encoding sensor histidine kinase: MTNYRFWPAFIKYAGMLFALLSVLFLIIVILFSYKLNQEINETAERQTTSVKTTLEHHESVNPTHDYFIVKNGKVIEAMTPFTTRELKTRFLNQASQTPYIDESNHGVFEVRSVSLSNERTLYSLTNVHDFHETKGFLITVLIGCFVFGFILMMGLAYYLAQRPIKVYEQLMQEQRVFIQNASHEMKTPIASLLLGTQYIEMLDRDHLSVTSRQTLTQMKSEVTYMQQLIDSLLDTDMTIKEIDEIPIAPILDEAVQSIEMAYRTKVKRLYARHLTYPILPFHLKQIVNILLDNAIKHNDSEVNVSISASKTINGIELKVSDNGVGISNDQQQHIFKRFYRGNQNQKGSGIGLALLQARVHQYGGTVTVRSKEGKGTTFLIKL
- a CDS encoding serine hydrolase domain-containing protein, which produces MKNKSRALLKKVMIGLVAFAVLIGSASVYRYLKREHDQHLTEYISNQHKKDGIKAENIPRLKTVVDQKNVAYTSIDQYLKKTDFNGAIAIFDNGQLKMNKGYGFQDIEAGKANGPNTLFLIGSAQKFFTGMMIKKLELDDKINLNDFVDDYLPDFETNPKITLKDLMLHRSGLYKYEGSRDILDLDGAVQAIHDKGINPKTYHKHFYNDANYLVLSKVVEEVTQRSYTENYYKDFANPYNLNHSAFYNDVRYQNDMAKGYKLSDHIPVFKKPVFLDQYYGAGNLYMSPYDMGRMIQKLQTNQVFPQQETQAYIHEIKSSRYPENYRYGFYSFPDFNRVNGVFFGQTFTAYFNGRYTVVLATNYENHKSNLNETKIKHVFFDILKQPKRKK
- a CDS encoding response regulator transcription factor, with amino-acid sequence MKVLLIEDNRMIGDLLLNMLKLRQYTVDWLTSGEDVSLYMEQIHYDLILVDWMLPDMTGVDIIHHIRQSGNAIPIIMLTAKSQTADKVEGLTAGADDYVTKPFEFEELEARMLAVMKRYHALNKQVKTIGNVTYDFQKHHFIKEGHILEFTQKEYQLLELLFLNAVVSRVLIIEKVWYLDQIVSDNNIDALVRQLRKKLMHLDTTLHIKSIRGVGYKLEVMP
- a CDS encoding ABC transporter permease, whose amino-acid sequence is MSNFSNIIHVALRSIMKNKRRNIFTMIGIIIGIAAVITIMALGNGFKKTANEQFNDAGASKNTVLIDYMDNQMAEGGKIANTQPFTAADVDMARQVKGVEEVNIKSNDETGLKSEATRTNKKSEITIKPLSSAKEVDKGKGFTQEDNDMSERVATISSDVADALFKGDAVGKTIYIDGMGFTVNAIQDEMMTPNLVQIPEKTVKRYLPTLTSSTPQLEVKFSASMNKKDVGNAVAEKLNKNGSAVGDGTYQYTDMEALMKNINKVFDAITYFVAAVAGISLFIAGIGVMNVMYISVAERTEEIAIRRAFGAKGRDIELQFLIESIILCLIGGVIGLVIGIGIASIVDALTPDYIRSSVTFGSVLLAVGVSSFIGVVFGWIPARSASKKELIDIIK
- a CDS encoding DUF2231 domain-containing protein; this translates as MPLHPLFVHFPIALLSFATLIALLNVILKKKDLSFSLALLLIFGMLSGVMSYLLGDSGEEYAMQHFNPQHVESLVHLHETFAMLSLIAYGLATVIHLGGMWFKAYATYSKWGVLIFTIIGFGLLIVAGHLGASITYGN